From Xyrauchen texanus isolate HMW12.3.18 chromosome 44, RBS_HiC_50CHRs, whole genome shotgun sequence:
GAGTAGTCTGAAATAACCTTTGTGTCTTGGAAATCCCATCCGACAGATGTCAACTCATTCCAGCAGACCACCAAATGGATCGATGATGTCCGAACAGAGAGAGGGAGTGATGTCATCATCATGCTAGTGGGAAACAAAACAGATCTTGCAGATAAAAGGTTTGCCTCAGCCTTTATTTGCTGTATGTGATTTGCTTAAGAACATTATgatgtattttgttgttggataCAATGGTAGTAAGTAAGCCTGTACATTTTTGGTTCACTGCAGGCAGGTTTCTATCGAGGAAGGAGAGAAGAAAGCCAAAGAACTGAGTGTAATATTTATTGAAACTAGTGCTAAAGCAGGATACAACGTCAAACAGGTGAGTGTTTGTGAGactgaatgtaaaaataacaaaatcactATTCCAGAATCTAGAAAACTGCCTACTTAGCATTTTAAGACCTTACAAGCACACTCCAgacacaaaggctgttccaaattaTGCTGCCTTCTCAGATACTTCATAATGGCCAACTTCTAATTAAAAAATGAGTCGAgagaaatgttaaatataaatcttATTTATAAAAGTATTTCACTCAGtaccaaatattgattttaaacTTTTCCATTCTAAATAATGATGGGCTATTATATCCATTTACccatattttacacatttttgtgTAGGCTTTAATTATTGGCAAATTGTTAGATTAGCAACGTGCTAATGTCAAATTCTGTTGTGAGTCAATTCTCCTGTCTATTTGGTATGAGGGGCACTATTTGTGTGTCTTgtggagttgctgcctatgtaaagCATTCCTAATTCCACTTCAGGGGCCGTTCAAACTGAATGCATTTTTTCTGTTTGGCTGAAAAATGAAATGGTAAATATGCACTAAATGGATGTCTATGACCATTGCACTGTTTTTCAGTGTCCCACACTTTAGCACCAcattgttaaagaaatagttcacccagaaattatcattctttcatcatttactcacccttatgccatcccagatgtgtatgactctttcctctgcagaacacaaattaagatttttagaagaatatttcggctctgtaggtccataaaatgcaagtgaatggtgaccagacctttcaagctccaaaaaaggtcacataaaggcagcataaaagtaatccatatgactccagtggctaaatctatgtcttcagaagcgatatgatgcgtgtggtgagaaacaaattataagtctctttttttactataaatctccactttcacattctgtaaaaggattgaaatattgatcgcATGGCTTgaaaagacatatattaaaccactggagtcgagtGGATTACTTTTCTGGTGCTTTtagggatttttggagcttcaaagttcaatGCTAGTGAgcttcattcacttgcattaaagaccttcagatctgagatattcttctaaaaatcttatgttcagcagaagaaaaagtcatacacatctgggattgcatcaaAGTGagtaaaaagttgggacagtagaGCGTTTTCcaatgtgaaacatcaccatttgttctaataacacttatcaaGGATTTGGGCACTGaaaacacaagtttgttaagtttagaaagtggaattttcctcaATTAATCCTCTCtataggtctttagctgcacaattgtacggggtcttccttgccatatggtgtgcttcattCATTATGCGCCACGTATTCTCAAtaggagacaggtcaggactgcaggcaggccactttagcacacatacactctctgcttacacagacATGCACATGAAATCCGGACAGTATGTGGTtcgaagttgtcctgctggaaagtgctgggatgtcccaggaaaatacagtgctggatggcagtatatgctgctccaaaaattttacatatctgtctgcattaatggtgccctcacagatgtgcgatttACCTATTTAcctatgccatgggcactgacacactgttggcccatacagacactagttttggacctgatgctaataacggCTTGGTTGGCACTTTTCCTCTTTGACTCTGATATcacgatggctgtgtttttcaaaaacttttgaaatgtggactcctCAGactaaaaacacagttccactgttctactttccatctaagatgagaccgagcccaaagaagtcggcagcacttctggacagtgttgatgttgaGCTTCTggtttgcatagtaaagtcttaacttgcatctgtggatgcagcggcgagtggtgtttgctaacaaaggtttactaaagttttctcaaacccatgttcatgatatccattacagatgttTTTAAGACTGTGACATTTGAAggatcagagatcatgtgcattcagaagtggttttcatctttcGCTTTACGCACTgtgatttgaccagattccttgaatcttttatctatattgtgcactgtacagagtaaaatgcccaaaatccttccaatttgtctttgtagtgctttcaataaagcaaaggttgaatatttgtttttattagcatttttcatactgtcccatctTTTTTTGATATTGATGTTGTAGAAAAACGATTGAAAACCCACACAGATGGAAAGAAATACACATTCAGTGTGAACTTGGATGCCTACTTATGTATCATTTCTGAATGCAAACTGTCTCCAACACAGATGTGCACTGCTTTTTTCCAGATCCTAGCGAGTTTAACAGTGAGCTTTTGTTTTTCTCTGCTAGTTGTTCCGGCGTGTAGCTGCTGCTCTTCCTGGTATGGAGAGCACACAAGATAAGAGCAGAGAGGACAGTATCCTTCACATATATGCATACCTTTACATATACAATGTCTCTCCAAAAGTTGTCTTTCCTTAATTCCTTTTCCCTTCAGTGATAGACATAAAATTGGAAAAGCCTCCAGAGCAGCCGGTCAGTGAAGGTGGCTGTTCATGCTGAAGTTTCAGCCCTCATTTCTGTCCCGTGTTGCTCTTTCAGACACACTCAAATGCACTCGCAGCATCACTCTGGATTATCTAAAGAAGCTCCACCCACCTGAAGGGAGTAGAACACTACCAACCCATCTCCTTTCATTACCTTGGTTACCGTTAACCTACtcaaattactttaaaattgAAAGCACAATATCGATGTGAATGCTTTTCCTTTCTATTAATCGATTCAGTTAATCTTACtccttttatggtgtttttgttttttttcgctcacgctttttttattttttattttatgaagtgTTGATTGTGTTGTCATTCTGCTTTAACTTCTGCACATCAGAGGTTCATTTTTGTTGTATGCGAGTTAACATTAATGTAACTATGACATGAATGGGAACAAAACACGCTGAATAAATGAAATTTCACTAGTGTGAGCACAATATCCAGATTTGTATATGTGAGGACTTGATCACTAAATGTAGTTCCATATTCATGGTAAGAGATGGACTAAATGTTTACAGAGTATGTTTGGGAGTATCCAAGACTAGATATCATTATATTTTGGCTACAGGGTGTCTCCACTTTGACCCTGTTTATCTCTTCTTTTGAAAGAAGATTGTTTTTTGGAATTTAGGAGAAGCTAGAGCTGAGGTTCAGCTCTGTTTTTCCTTGAATATCCGGTTTCTCTTGGCTGTTTTACACCTTGGATGCCATTATTATcatgattattttgaaaatttgaaaCCGTGTTGGGGGGAAAAAAAGCTAGAGTTATTCTACAGAAATAGTATGTATATTAAGAGAAGTGTCAGATCCAGTTTTAATAGATTATAAGCAGCCATGCTTTTTTAAGGGTTTGTTTTATTGGGCTTACACTGGTTTGTTTTTTGATTAGCATTGTAAAGTTTGATTTACTGTAATATTGACACTTTAGATTTAGTTTGTTTTCTGATTTGATTTGTTGAATCAACCATGATCCctaatatttatttgtactttgtcTCATTTTCTTTATAAACACTGTTTGGTTTTCAAGTCATGATGTTCTGGCTCATGCAGCTGCCACATTTGTAAATGCACAGCGATAAGTTTGTCCCAAAACTGTAATCTAAACCTTTTTAAGATTCAATAGAGTTTGtgtattttcattatattttgcaacattttttttttttctttaatttgtcTGATACATTTCAAAAGGATTTTACCCAGAACGGTTGGGTCTGGCAACGCTGCTTGAAACTAATACAGAAAATTTGCACAGCTAAAATGTATCAATATCCTGGTTCATCCCTAATAAAATCTTATATTTAGCAACATTTGTTTTTGCTTGCTGGATTGTGTAGTGCTTGTACTACGTTTGTTATTCGGGAAGTTGGTAAATGTTCAGAGCAGATAGCTGTAATAAATACTATACTGCATTTTCTATAACACGCTCACAATGAGCTagtctaaatgttaacatttgatGCTTTTAGTTGTGAATTTGTGCAGGAACGCTGATAGAAAACATAGAAAAAAAATGTCACCCTTGACTGTTCTGTATGTGgtagaagcctttattttaaCCTAAATGTTCCAGTATTGGAAGCTTGTCTATTTTGCAACTTTAGTACAGTTGTGCTGTCCTTACAGGTTAAAAAGCAGTCCTGGAAACTTTTGGAGTGTTGTATGAGTTAGTCTTATATTTGAAGAGTAATCAAATGTGTGGTCTCTCCCAAACCTCATATGTTAGACAATAATGTATTCAAGATTCaggaataaattattataattaggaaataatttttcttattaataaataaaatatcttgtCCCTGATCAATAGATGTGAAAGCTGAAGAATGGCATATCTGTGACTAGCGCCAcctaatggaattgcaaaaataaacaatgttttcaaaacattctAAATATGCCCCTCATAGGGCGTTGAGCAAACGAACAAAT
This genomic window contains:
- the LOC127636569 gene encoding ras-related protein Rab-6A-like isoform X2, encoding MSAVGDFGNPLRKFKLVFLGEQSVGKTSLITRFMYDSFDNTYQATIGIDFLSKTMYLEDRTVRLQLWDTAGQERFRSLIPSYIRDSTVAVVVYDITNVNSFQQTTKWIDDVRTERGSDVIIMLVGNKTDLADKRQVSIEEGEKKAKELSVIFIETSAKAGYNVKQLFRRVAAALPGMESTQDKSREDMIDIKLEKPPEQPVSEGGCSC
- the LOC127636569 gene encoding ras-related protein Rab-6A-like isoform X1, whose product is MSAVGDFGNPLRKFKLVFLGEQSVGKTSLITRFMYDSFDNTYQATIGIDFLSKTMYLEDRTIRLQLWDTAGQERFRSLIPSYIRDSAAAVVVYDITNVNSFQQTTKWIDDVRTERGSDVIIMLVGNKTDLADKRQVSIEEGEKKAKELSVIFIETSAKAGYNVKQLFRRVAAALPGMESTQDKSREDMIDIKLEKPPEQPVSEGGCSC